One genomic region from Musa acuminata AAA Group cultivar baxijiao unplaced genomic scaffold, Cavendish_Baxijiao_AAA HiC_scaffold_778, whole genome shotgun sequence encodes:
- the LOC135663981 gene encoding cytochrome P450 78A5-like has product MSSPWVDASSLLLFLPKTAFSPILAVALIAFSLLWFCPGGLAWALSRAHSCTIRGPSGFVLALAGTASHRVLKRLADTLEALDLMAFSVGFTRFVVASRPETAKEILNSSAFADRPIKESAYGLLFHRAMGFAPFGDYWRNLRRISATYLFSPRRIAAFGERRRDIGQQMLADVQDHMAMNGVVEMKKVLHFASLNNVMISVFGKRFDYSKGEGLELESLVKEGYELLGVFNWADHFPLLGWLDLQGVRKRCRALVKRVNAFVGSIMEEHRKRRVCGDVVDGEGDFVDVLLGMEEEEKLSDADMVAVLWEMIFRGTDTVAILLEWIMARMVLHPDIQSKAQSEIDEIVGVSRSVCDADVASLPYLHAIVKESLRLHPPGPLLSWARLAVHDVHVGDHFIPAGTTAMVNMWAITHDESIWAEPNEFMPERFIREDVSVLGSDLRLAPFGAGRRVCPGKAMGLATIHLWLAQLLQSYKWVPTEGGVDLSECLKMSLEMEKPLACKAVPRW; this is encoded by the exons ATGTCGTCGCCCTGGGTGGACGCTTCCTCCCTCCTCCTTTTTCTCCCTAAAACCGCGTTTTCCCCGATCCTCGCCGTGGCCCTCATTGCCTTCTCCCTCCTATGGTTCTGCCCCGGCGGGCTTGCGTGGGCCCTCTCCAGGGCTCATTCATGCACCATCCGCGGCCCCTCCGGTTTCGTCCTCGCTCTCGCTGGCACCGCTTCCCACCGGGTGCTCAAGAGGCTTGCTGACACGCTAGAAGCCTTGGACTTGATGGCCTTCTCGGTGGGATTCACCCGGTTCGTCGTGGCGAGCCGTCCCGAGACGGCGAAGGAGATCCTCAACAGCTCGGCCTTCGCCGACCGCCCGATCAAAGAGTCCGCCTACGGGCTCCTCTTCCATCGCGCCATGGGGTTCGCTCCGTTCGGCGATTACTGGAGGAATCTGAGGAGGATCTCCGCCACCTACTTGTTTAGCCCTCGCCGTATCGCCGCGTTTGGCGAGCGACGGAGGGACATCGGCCAGCAAATGCTGGCGGACGTCCAGGACCATATGGCCATGAATGGCGTGGTGGAGATGAAGAAAGTCCTGCACTTTGCGTCTCTGAACAACGTCATGATCAGCGTTTTCGGGAAAAGATTTGATTACTCCAAGGGTGAGGGGTTGGAGTTGGAGTCCCTGGTCAAGGAAGGGTACGAGCTGCTCGGCGTCTTCAATTGGGCTGATCACTTTCCTTTGTTAGGGTGGTTGGACTTGCAAGGGGTGAGGAAGAGGTGCAGGGCTTTAGTGAAGAGGGTAAACGCCTTCGTCGGGAGCATCATGGAAGAGCACAGGAAGAGGAGAGTTTGTGGTGATGTGGTGGATGGTGAGGGTGACTTTGTGGATGTCCTCCTTGGcatggaagaggaggagaagctttCTGACGCCGACATGGTTGCTGTTCTCTGG GAAATGATCTTTAGAGGAACTGACACAGTAGCCATCCTCTTGGAGTGGATAATGGCCAGAATGGTTCTGCACCCTGACATCCAATCCAAAGCGCAATCCGAAATCGATGAAATCGTGGGAGTATCCCGTTCTGTTTGTGATGCTGATGTCGCGAGCCTTCCGTACCTCCACGCCATCGTGAAAGAATCTCTCAGGCTGCACCCACCTGGTCCGCTCCTCTCCTGGGCTCGCCTTGCGGTACACGATGTCCACGTCGGGGATCACTTCATCCCCGCCGGCACCACCGCGATGGTGAACATGTGGGCGATAACTCACGATGAATCCATCTGGGCGGAGCCTAATGAGTTCATGCCGGAGCGCTTCATCAGGGAGGACGTCAGCGTTCTGGGCTCCGACCTGAGGTTAGCGCCATTTGGTGCAGGGAGGAGGGTTTGCCCAGGGAAGGCCATGGGATTAGCTACTATTCATCTTTGGCTGGCTCAGCTGCTTCAGAGCTACAAATGGGTGCCAACAGAGGGTGGTGTGGATCTGTCGGAGTGCTTGAAGATGTCACTTGAGATGGAGAAGCCTTTGGCCTGCAAAGCTGTTCCAAGGTGGTGA